A window of Helicobacter pylori genomic DNA:
TTTGATTTGGCATTACCCATTTATTACGATAAAGACATTGATTTAGGCGTTATCCAATCCTTACAAGTGGGCGTTATTGGTTATGGCGCTCAAGCAAAAGCCCAAGCGCTCAATTTGAGAGATTCTAAAGTGAAAGTGCGTGTTGGCTTGTATCAAGGGAGTTTGAGTATTCCAAAAGCAAAGGCAGAGGGCTTTGAAGTGCTAGAAGTCAAGGAATTAGTCCAAAAGTCTGATGTGATCATGGCGTTACTCCCAGATGAATTGCATAAGGAAGTTTTAGAAAAAGAAGTGATCCCTTTTTTAAAAGAGAATCAGATCGTGGGCTTTGCTCATGGTTTTAGCGTGCATTTCAATCAAATCTCTTTTAAAAAAGGCATCGGTGTGATTTTAGTCGCGCCAAAAGGGCCAGGGAGCGCTTTAAGAGGAGAATACCTTAAAAATAGGGGCTTATACCATTTGATCGCCATAGAGCAAGAAAATTCAAAAAACAACGCTAAAGCCGTGGCTTTAAGCTATGCAAAGGCGATGGGTGGGGGGAGAATGGGGGTTTTAGAAACGAGCTTTAAAGAAGAATGCGAGAGCGATTTATTCGGCGAGCAAGCGGTTTTGTGTGGGGGGTTGGAAGCGATTGTAAGAATGGGGTTTGAAACTTTAATCAAAGCAGGATACCCTGAAGAATTAGCCTATTTTGAATGCGTGCATGAAGTGAAATTAGTAGCGGACTTGTTGCATTATAAGGGGGTGGAGGGCTTGAGAAAACACATTTCTAACACCGCTGAATTTGGGGCGATTAAAGCTAGAGAGCCTATGGCAAATCTGTTAGAAAAACGCATGCAAAAAATCTTAAAAAAGATTCAAAACGGCTCATTCGCTAAGGATTTTTTACTAGAAAAAAGCTTGAATTACCCCAGGTTAAACACAGAGAGAAAAGCTCTTAAAGAGACTAAAATAGAGCAAATTGGGGAAATTTTACGCACCCCATTCAATCATGAAAAATAAATCATTAAAATAAAGGAATCATATGGCAATAGTAGTTACTATCACTTCAGGTAAGGGGGGCGTGGGTAAAAGCACCACCACGGCTAATTTGGCGATCGGGCTGGCTGAGAGCGGTAAAAAAGTCGTAGCGGTTGATTTTGATATAGGTTTGAGAAACTTGGACATGATTTTAGGGTTAGAAAATCGCATTGTTTTTGATGTGGTGGATGTGATGGAGAAAAATTGCAACCTTTCGCAAGCGTTAATCGTGGATAAAAAAACTAAAAACCTTTCTTTTTTAGCGGCTTCACAAAGTAAAGATAAAAACATTTTAGATAAGGAAAAAGTAGCGATTTTAATCAACGCTTTAAGGGCGGATTTTGACTATATTTTGATTGACTCGCCCGCTGGGATTGAAAGCGGTTTTGAGCATGCGATTTTGCATGCGGACATGGCGTTAGTGGTGGTAACGCCGGAGGTGAGTTCTTTAAGGGATAGCGACAGAGTGATTGGCATCATTGATGCGAAGTCTAACCGGGCTAAAAGGGGCGAAGAAGTGCATAAATATTTAATCATCAATCGCTTAAAACCTGAGTTAGTGGAAAGCGGCGAGATGATTTCAATAGAACAAGTGTTAAATATTTTGTGTTTGCCTTTGATTGGGATCATTCCTGAAGATAGCCACATTATTTCAGCGACTAATAAGGGCGAGCCGGTGATTCGCACCGATTGCGAGAGTGCAAAAGCTTACCAGCGCATCACCAGAAGGATTTTAGGCGAAGAAGTGGAGTATGTGGAATTTAAGGCTAAAAAAGGCTTTTTTAGGGCTTTAAAAGGGATGTTTTCATGAGTTTGTTTGATTTTTTTAAAACTAAAGGGAGTGCAGCTACTGCAACGGACCGATTAAAATTGATTTTAGCCAAAGAGCGCACCTTAAATTTGCCTTACATGGAAGAAATGCGTAAAGAAATCATTGCCGTTATTCAAAAATACACTAAATCTTCAGACATCCATTTCAAAACCCTTGATAGCAACCAAAGCGTGGAAACGATTGAAGTGGAGATTATATTGCCTAAATAGTTTAAAATGAAAAGCCATTTCCAATACAGTGCGCTAGAAAATATCCCTAAAGTTTTTGACATCCTCAAAGACCCCCCTAAAAAGCTCTATTGTGTGGGCGATACCAAGCTTTTAGATGCACCTTTAAAAGTGGCTATCA
This region includes:
- the minE gene encoding cell division topological specificity factor MinE, which gives rise to MSLFDFFKTKGSAATATDRLKLILAKERTLNLPYMEEMRKEIIAVIQKYTKSSDIHFKTLDSNQSVETIEVEIILPK
- the minD gene encoding septum site-determining protein MinD; amino-acid sequence: MAIVVTITSGKGGVGKSTTTANLAIGLAESGKKVVAVDFDIGLRNLDMILGLENRIVFDVVDVMEKNCNLSQALIVDKKTKNLSFLAASQSKDKNILDKEKVAILINALRADFDYILIDSPAGIESGFEHAILHADMALVVVTPEVSSLRDSDRVIGIIDAKSNRAKRGEEVHKYLIINRLKPELVESGEMISIEQVLNILCLPLIGIIPEDSHIISATNKGEPVIRTDCESAKAYQRITRRILGEEVEYVEFKAKKGFFRALKGMFS
- the ilvC gene encoding ketol-acid reductoisomerase, with the protein product MALPIYYDKDIDLGVIQSLQVGVIGYGAQAKAQALNLRDSKVKVRVGLYQGSLSIPKAKAEGFEVLEVKELVQKSDVIMALLPDELHKEVLEKEVIPFLKENQIVGFAHGFSVHFNQISFKKGIGVILVAPKGPGSALRGEYLKNRGLYHLIAIEQENSKNNAKAVALSYAKAMGGGRMGVLETSFKEECESDLFGEQAVLCGGLEAIVRMGFETLIKAGYPEELAYFECVHEVKLVADLLHYKGVEGLRKHISNTAEFGAIKAREPMANLLEKRMQKILKKIQNGSFAKDFLLEKSLNYPRLNTERKALKETKIEQIGEILRTPFNHEK